The stretch of DNA AGCAACCTCATTCACATGCGGTGCGGCGGAATTTCATCTGCCACTGTCTGGAAGGCGGCCTTTACATGGGCGGCACCGCTTTCCTGGCCCCGGAAAGCGTCCTGCCCAAGATGGTTGAGACCCTTGGCGGACGCGCCTGGATCATCGCCATGATGCCCATCCTGCTGCCGGCGGCTTTTGCCAGTGTGGGCATCTTCATCGCCCCCGTCGTGGAGCGCCTTCCACGTTTCAAGCCCTGGGTCCTCACCTTCGGTTTTCTGCAAAGGCTGCCCTACCTCATCACCGGCCTCATCCTCCTCTATTCAGACCGGATTGAAGGCATCCTCCTGCCCATCGTCGTACTCACCCCCGTCATCTCCGGCCTCATCGGCGGCATGACCGTCGTCGCCTGGATGGAGATGGTCACCCGTATGGTGCCAGAAAGGGCGCGCGCCGCCGGCTGGGCCGTGCGCTACATTATTCAGGCCGTGATAGGCGTGCTGGCAGGCGCTGTCATTCATTTTGTCCTCACCCATTATCCCAAGCACGAAGCCTATGGCTGGCTACATCTGGCCGTTTTTGCCCTGCTCCTTGTTTCCTGGGTCTCCCAGCTCTTCATGCATGAGGATGAGCACCACCGGCAGCGTCTCCCGGCCCAGCCTTACGGCCCCTATCTGGACTACCTCCGCAGCCTCCCCGGACTCCTCCGTTCTCAGCCTTATCTGGTAAAACTCGTCTTCGCCCGTTTCACCGGCATGGGTTACCTGATGGTCGTCTCCTTCCTCACCATTCACGCACTCAACGTCACCGGCAGGCCGGAGGCGGATGAGGGCCGCTTCGTGACCTGCCAGGCCATTGGTGTGGTGCTTGGCAGCCTCCTGGCCGGCTGGGTCGGCTATAAATGCGGGGGTAAAATCCTCCTCCAGGCCTCCCGCATCGTCTGCCTGGGCCTCTGTCTTTGGGTGGCTCTCACCGGCTCGTT from Prosthecobacter sp. SYSU 5D2 encodes:
- a CDS encoding MFS transporter, producing MSATVPQQPHSHAVRRNFICHCLEGGLYMGGTAFLAPESVLPKMVETLGGRAWIIAMMPILLPAAFASVGIFIAPVVERLPRFKPWVLTFGFLQRLPYLITGLILLYSDRIEGILLPIVVLTPVISGLIGGMTVVAWMEMVTRMVPERARAAGWAVRYIIQAVIGVLAGAVIHFVLTHYPKHEAYGWLHLAVFALLLVSWVSQLFMHEDEHHRQRLPAQPYGPYLDYLRSLPGLLRSQPYLVKLVFARFTGMGYLMVVSFLTIHALNVTGRPEADEGRFVTCQAIGVVLGSLLAGWVGYKCGGKILLQASRIVCLGLCLWVALTGSFTGFMLSYFVLGFGLFLDRVGDLTLAAELCPAERRSTLQALLGFCNVFAFLLSTFISGQIYAWTHSFQAVTAVAALFAIISMLILRGIPEPRLAPIQKNS